A stretch of the Pan paniscus chromosome 2, NHGRI_mPanPan1-v2.0_pri, whole genome shotgun sequence genome encodes the following:
- the RPL24 gene encoding large ribosomal subunit protein eL24, producing MKVELCSFSGYKIYPGHGRRYARTDGKVFQFLNAKCESAFLSKRNPRQINWTVLYRRKHKKGQSEEIQKKRTRRAVKFQRAITGASLADIMAKRNQKPEVRKAQREQAIRAAKEAKKAKQASKKTAMAAAKAPTKAAPKQKIVKPVKVSAPRVGGKR from the exons ATGAA GGTCGAGCTGTGCAGTTTTAGCGGGTACAAGATCTACCCCGGACACGGGAGGCGCTACGCCAGGACCGACGGGAAG gttttccagtttcttAATGCGAAATGCGAGTCGGCTTTCCTTTCCAAGAGGAATCCTCGGCAGATAAACTGGACTGTCCTCTACAGAAGGAAGCACAAAAAGGGACAGTCG gaagaaattcaaaagaaaagaaccCGCCGAGCAGTCAAATTCCAGAGGGCCATTACTGGTGCATCTCTTGCTGATATAATGGCCAAGAGGAATCAGAAACCTGAAGTTAGAAAGGCTCAACGAGAACAAGCTATCAG GGCTGCTAAGGAAGCAAAAAAGGCTAAGCAAGCATCTAAAAAGACTGCAATGGCTGCTGCTAAG GCACCTACAAAGGCAGCACCTAAGCAAAAGATTGTGAAGCCTGTGAAAGTTTCAGCTCCCCGAGTTGGTGGAAAACGCTAA